A stretch of the Candidatus Zixiibacteriota bacterium genome encodes the following:
- a CDS encoding DNA methyltransferase: MIAKPRLKLVNNTGSVQEEIDRQRGREPAKKKPVAPLASPVLALSHTPIYKMHRYYARRPHNVFAKLIQHYTSPGDLILDPFCGGGVTVVEALKLRRRVIGVDLNPLATWVTKMEVSPADREALIEVFERWAEWMEKEIGPMYAARCGHCGKSGRAEWFEWSNVVICPDCHARIVLGSAKKVRGGVYECGKCKTRVTADKAERRADRMLSVLVHCPHCERRELRNAELPDTRRAARFAREFDAIVKQERLKIPDDPFPDANSVRENNLFAKGFLKFSDYFTARNLIANARLKKWLTATRMTAAVRDHLFHVFSASLRFTNKMVIRSEAWRGDKPLEWAGHVYWPAYTYLEASPLEPIRKRFKALLAGKEEQEETIGDFARIGNDRSRFTELQEAMTCWLLTRSSHKLPIPDHSVDAIITDPPFGGNVQYAELSDFYLVWLKEQLGLKGIIDTKHEAIETRHSCFEGAKDRTFYEEMLHRIFTECRRVLKPDGWMVMTFHNRDIGVWMALNRAAIRAGFRLPPDDVSANRGMVYQPPIENYTQTIHQKRAGSMLGDFILSFEPKDGTAALGELRDTLSTSEQDALITEARKLIEFHGGADETTLMTGLIPFLSQQGLLARLAKFDFRILFNAEFSFVKSEKKWYTPSMVDADARPLKTMDYVPAQHQTEVIIHEYLLEKKRARLDDLLIEIYSRLVNSHRPQMQTIEAVVQRCCRKVKVKGEKRDFFEWKPQVLPQMERELAKARQGRLFDAPQLTGHTDIIRFVADAAAEIGLAVQIGETERRKDESLRALSVALKGVDLGLPPNVFRILKEIDLLILRENVLVAGLEIVISMGTLAHAMARFQNLFVAAPNLDIKAVIVCQDQDYDLARRQLDTPANRKSALSRRVAIWPISRLDRKSLQELIQPTA, translated from the coding sequence ATGATCGCCAAGCCGCGCCTGAAGCTCGTCAACAACACTGGGTCGGTCCAAGAGGAGATCGACCGGCAACGAGGCCGGGAGCCGGCCAAGAAGAAACCGGTTGCCCCGCTGGCATCCCCGGTCCTGGCGCTTTCTCACACTCCGATTTACAAGATGCACCGCTACTATGCCCGACGGCCGCACAACGTTTTCGCCAAGTTGATCCAGCATTACACTAGTCCCGGTGACCTCATACTGGACCCCTTCTGCGGCGGTGGAGTCACTGTCGTCGAAGCGTTGAAGTTGCGGCGCCGAGTGATCGGCGTCGACCTAAACCCCTTGGCGACATGGGTTACCAAGATGGAGGTCTCACCGGCGGATCGGGAGGCACTGATTGAGGTATTCGAGCGATGGGCCGAATGGATGGAGAAGGAGATCGGCCCGATGTATGCCGCGCGCTGCGGGCATTGCGGGAAGTCGGGACGTGCAGAATGGTTCGAATGGTCCAATGTCGTGATCTGCCCCGATTGTCATGCACGAATAGTGCTGGGATCGGCAAAGAAGGTGCGCGGCGGTGTGTATGAATGTGGCAAGTGCAAGACGCGGGTCACCGCAGATAAGGCCGAGCGACGGGCAGATCGTATGCTGTCGGTCCTTGTCCATTGTCCGCACTGCGAGCGACGCGAGCTTCGCAATGCCGAGCTGCCTGACACACGCCGGGCGGCGCGGTTTGCGCGTGAGTTCGATGCAATCGTGAAGCAGGAACGGCTGAAGATCCCCGACGATCCGTTTCCGGACGCCAATTCTGTTCGAGAGAACAATCTCTTTGCCAAGGGATTCCTGAAGTTCAGCGACTACTTCACGGCCAGGAATCTGATCGCCAATGCCCGGTTGAAGAAATGGCTGACGGCGACGCGAATGACCGCTGCCGTCCGCGACCACCTTTTCCATGTCTTTTCGGCGTCGCTGCGCTTCACCAACAAGATGGTAATTCGGAGCGAAGCCTGGCGCGGCGACAAGCCGCTTGAATGGGCGGGACACGTGTACTGGCCGGCCTACACATATCTTGAGGCAAGCCCGCTGGAACCGATCCGCAAGCGCTTCAAGGCGCTATTGGCGGGGAAGGAAGAGCAGGAGGAGACAATCGGCGATTTTGCTCGGATCGGAAACGATCGTTCGCGGTTCACCGAGCTTCAAGAGGCGATGACCTGTTGGCTACTGACGCGTTCGTCCCACAAGTTGCCGATTCCGGATCATTCGGTTGACGCCATCATCACCGATCCCCCCTTTGGCGGCAACGTGCAGTATGCGGAGCTCAGCGACTTCTATCTCGTCTGGCTAAAGGAGCAACTGGGATTGAAGGGGATCATCGACACGAAGCACGAGGCGATTGAAACCCGCCACTCGTGTTTTGAGGGTGCGAAGGATCGCACATTCTATGAAGAAATGCTGCACAGGATCTTCACCGAGTGTCGGCGGGTGCTGAAGCCGGACGGCTGGATGGTGATGACATTTCACAATCGTGATATCGGTGTCTGGATGGCGTTGAATCGGGCGGCCATCCGCGCCGGATTCCGGCTCCCGCCTGACGACGTATCCGCGAACCGCGGCATGGTCTACCAGCCGCCGATCGAAAACTACACGCAGACCATTCATCAGAAACGCGCGGGGTCAATGCTCGGTGACTTTATCCTGTCCTTTGAACCCAAGGATGGGACGGCGGCTTTGGGAGAACTGCGCGATACGTTGAGCACCAGCGAGCAAGATGCGCTGATCACAGAGGCGCGAAAGCTGATTGAATTCCACGGCGGTGCGGACGAGACCACATTGATGACAGGGTTGATCCCGTTCCTTTCCCAGCAGGGGCTCTTGGCCCGGCTGGCGAAATTCGATTTTCGAATCCTCTTCAATGCGGAGTTTTCCTTCGTCAAGTCCGAGAAGAAGTGGTACACGCCGTCAATGGTCGACGCCGACGCCAGACCGCTGAAGACGATGGACTATGTGCCGGCTCAGCACCAGACTGAGGTCATCATTCACGAGTATCTCCTTGAGAAGAAGCGTGCCCGGTTGGACGATCTGTTGATCGAGATCTACTCCAGGTTGGTGAATTCACACCGCCCGCAGATGCAGACAATCGAGGCGGTCGTCCAGCGCTGCTGCCGCAAAGTCAAGGTCAAGGGGGAGAAGCGAGACTTCTTCGAGTGGAAACCCCAGGTGCTCCCGCAAATGGAGCGGGAGTTGGCCAAAGCACGACAGGGTCGGCTCTTCGACGCGCCGCAGTTGACCGGGCATACGGACATCATTCGCTTCGTGGCCGATGCCGCTGCGGAGATTGGTTTGGCGGTTCAGATCGGCGAAACAGAACGTAGAAAGGACGAAAGTCTCCGCGCGTTGAGTGTTGCCCTCAAGGGCGTGGATTTGGGTCTGCCGCCGAACGTCTTCCGAATCTTGAAGGAGATCGATCTGCTCATTCTCAGAGAGAACGTGCTGGTTGCGGGTCTCGAGATAGTGATCAGCATGGGGACACTCGCGCATGCAATGGCGCGGTTCCAGAATCTGTTTGTTGCGGCTCCCAATCTCGACATCAAGGCAGTCATCGTGTGTCAGGATCAGGATTACGACCTTGCCCGCCGGCAACTTGATACACCCGCAAATCGCAAGTCCGCACTCTCCCGACGGGTGGCCATATGGCCCATTTCGCGACTTGACCGGAAGTCGCTCCAAGAATTGATTCAACCGACCGCGTAA
- a CDS encoding SDR family NAD(P)-dependent oxidoreductase, with the protein MKIDFTNRLVLITGASRGIGRAAALLFAEHGADLALNWHEHKDAVDSLMTELKSYPVRARAYQADVAHEAAVNRMTKAVVDDFGRLDVLVNNAGIWKEAPIATITSDQLAEMIDINLKSMFYCTRAATPHLARQGGSIINISSTAGQRGEAYHSHYASTKGAMISFTKSLATELVNERIRVNCVAPGWVATDMSQEALASPDAPIYLREIPMRRPAQAEEIAGAIVFLASDWASFITGEILNVNGGAVLCG; encoded by the coding sequence ATGAAGATTGACTTCACCAACCGCCTCGTGCTGATCACCGGCGCCTCACGCGGCATCGGCCGTGCCGCCGCGCTGCTCTTCGCCGAGCATGGCGCCGACCTGGCGCTCAACTGGCATGAACACAAGGACGCGGTCGATTCGCTTATGACGGAGCTGAAATCGTACCCGGTCCGCGCCCGCGCCTATCAGGCCGACGTCGCCCACGAGGCGGCAGTGAACCGCATGACCAAAGCGGTCGTCGACGATTTCGGACGGCTCGATGTGCTGGTGAACAATGCCGGCATCTGGAAGGAAGCGCCGATTGCCACGATCACTTCCGACCAGCTTGCGGAGATGATCGACATCAATCTCAAGAGTATGTTCTATTGCACCCGCGCCGCCACGCCGCACCTCGCCCGACAGGGCGGCTCGATCATCAACATCTCCTCGACCGCCGGCCAGCGCGGCGAGGCCTACCATTCGCACTATGCCTCGACAAAGGGCGCGATGATCTCCTTCACCAAGTCGCTGGCGACCGAACTGGTGAATGAGAGAATCCGTGTCAACTGTGTCGCTCCCGGCTGGGTGGCCACCGACATGTCGCAGGAGGCGCTTGCCTCCCCCGATGCCCCGATCTACCTGCGCGAAATCCCGATGCGCCGTCCCGCCCAAGCCGAAGAAATCGCCGGCGCCATCGTCTTTCTCGCCTCCGACTGGGCCAGCTTCATCACCGGCGAAATCCTCAACGTCAACGGCGGCGCCGTCCTGTGCGGGTGA
- a CDS encoding DMT family transporter, with product MMRLRWLYTILIVEQIIASGTFLAAKWALLEFPPLTLAFLRFVIAAGGLYIIHRLWPQRKPIARRDWKSIALLGFLAVVVNQAFFLYGLKFTSPTHAALLYGATPVLVFLMAIPLLGERPTLLKKIGVPVTFAGVIVVIAQRGLEWSSKAWLGDLLILVAVVAWALYTVLGKPLCERYGAVHVTAMSLVAGTVFFVPIGLFTLGGFDAGSISTRGWLSLLYIAIATSVICYTIWFWALERLEATKVSVFNNLQPVITALLSFWLLGEKIGGQLIVGGVLVIIGVVLTERG from the coding sequence ATGATGCGGCTGCGTTGGCTCTACACGATTCTGATTGTTGAGCAGATCATCGCCTCGGGGACCTTCCTGGCGGCGAAGTGGGCGCTGTTGGAGTTCCCACCACTGACGCTGGCTTTTCTGCGCTTCGTGATCGCCGCCGGCGGTCTGTACATCATCCATCGGCTGTGGCCGCAGCGTAAACCCATCGCGCGCCGCGACTGGAAGTCGATCGCGCTTCTCGGATTCCTGGCGGTCGTGGTCAATCAGGCGTTCTTTCTCTACGGCTTGAAGTTCACTTCGCCGACACATGCGGCGTTGCTCTATGGCGCCACGCCGGTGCTGGTCTTCCTCATGGCGATTCCGCTTCTCGGTGAGCGCCCGACGCTGCTCAAGAAGATTGGCGTGCCGGTCACATTCGCCGGTGTCATTGTGGTGATTGCGCAGCGCGGGCTGGAGTGGTCGAGCAAGGCGTGGCTGGGCGATCTGCTCATCCTCGTGGCGGTGGTGGCCTGGGCGCTCTACACCGTGCTGGGCAAGCCGCTCTGCGAGCGGTACGGGGCCGTGCATGTCACGGCAATGTCACTGGTGGCGGGGACCGTCTTCTTCGTGCCGATCGGCCTGTTCACGCTGGGCGGATTCGATGCCGGGTCGATCTCGACGCGCGGCTGGCTGTCGCTTCTGTACATCGCCATTGCGACGTCGGTGATTTGCTACACGATCTGGTTCTGGGCACTGGAACGATTGGAAGCGACGAAGGTCTCGGTGTTCAACAACCTGCAGCCGGTGATCACCGCGCTCTTGTCGTTCTGGCTCTTGGGAGAGAAAATCGGAGGGCAGTTGATTGTCGGGGGTGTGTTGGTTATCATCGGGGTGGTGCTGACGGAGCGGGGGTAG
- a CDS encoding dipeptidase, with the protein MDKVVAHIDANKKRYQEELFALLRMPSVSADPAYKDGIRAAAEWTKTKLISMGCTARLVDTGGHPLVYGEWLGQPGKPTILFYGHYDVQPPDPLDLWTTPPFEPTIRDGNVHARGSSDDKGQFLANVLGVEAFFQTSGKPPVNVKFLIEGEEEASATNLDKFIADNVPLLKCDQIIISDTAQFAKGYPAITYGLRGICYMEVFLRGPKMDLHSGQYGGGVANPGNVLGQIIAKLHDPATGKVAIPGFYDDVVELKPAERAELARLPFDEASLKARLDVKELPGEKGFTVVERMWARPTCDVNGIKSGYQGVGAKTIIPSEASAKISMRLVPNMNPVKIRDLFEKYIRSLCPPGVQVRIENHGRAKPVIVPNDSPALAKARSALEKGFGGKSVLMREGGSIPVTETFQDKLGVAALLVGYGLPDDNLHSPNEKFSLDDFHRGIKTAAYLVDEFSR; encoded by the coding sequence ATGGACAAGGTCGTGGCGCACATCGATGCAAACAAGAAGCGATACCAGGAGGAACTGTTCGCGCTGTTGCGAATGCCTTCGGTGTCGGCCGATCCGGCGTACAAGGACGGGATTCGTGCCGCCGCCGAATGGACGAAGACAAAGCTCATTTCCATGGGATGCACGGCGCGGCTGGTCGACACCGGCGGCCATCCGCTGGTGTATGGCGAGTGGCTGGGTCAGCCGGGGAAGCCGACGATCCTGTTCTATGGCCACTACGACGTGCAGCCCCCCGATCCGTTGGATCTGTGGACCACGCCGCCTTTTGAGCCGACGATCCGCGACGGCAACGTCCATGCGCGCGGCTCCTCCGACGACAAGGGGCAGTTCCTGGCCAACGTCCTCGGCGTGGAGGCATTCTTCCAGACATCCGGGAAGCCGCCGGTCAATGTGAAGTTCCTGATCGAAGGGGAGGAAGAGGCGTCGGCGACGAATCTGGACAAATTCATCGCCGATAATGTCCCGCTCTTGAAGTGCGATCAGATCATCATCTCCGACACGGCGCAATTTGCGAAGGGGTATCCGGCGATCACCTATGGGCTGCGCGGGATCTGTTACATGGAAGTGTTCCTGCGCGGTCCGAAGATGGACCTGCATTCCGGGCAGTATGGCGGCGGCGTCGCCAATCCCGGCAATGTGCTGGGGCAGATCATCGCGAAGTTGCACGACCCGGCGACCGGCAAGGTCGCCATTCCCGGATTCTATGATGACGTGGTCGAGTTGAAGCCGGCGGAGCGCGCCGAGTTGGCCCGTCTGCCATTCGACGAAGCGAGCTTGAAGGCGCGGCTCGATGTAAAGGAGTTGCCCGGAGAAAAGGGGTTCACCGTCGTCGAGCGGATGTGGGCCCGGCCGACTTGCGATGTCAATGGGATCAAGTCGGGGTATCAGGGCGTCGGCGCCAAGACGATCATCCCGTCGGAGGCCTCGGCGAAGATCTCGATGCGCCTGGTGCCGAACATGAACCCAGTGAAGATCCGCGACCTCTTTGAGAAGTACATTCGGTCGCTGTGTCCGCCTGGGGTGCAGGTGCGGATCGAAAACCACGGCCGCGCCAAGCCGGTGATCGTGCCCAATGATTCTCCTGCCCTGGCCAAGGCGCGCTCGGCGTTGGAGAAGGGATTCGGCGGCAAGTCGGTGCTGATGCGCGAAGGCGGCTCGATCCCCGTGACCGAGACATTCCAGGACAAGCTCGGTGTTGCCGCGCTCTTGGTCGGGTATGGGTTGCCGGATGACAATCTGCATTCGCCGAATGAGAAATTCTCGCTGGACGATTTCCATCGGGGGATCAAGACGGCGGCGTACTTGGTCGATGAGTTCTCGCGGTAG
- a CDS encoding MBL fold metallo-hydrolase: protein MTMIIEKIVVGPLQENCYIVGDDKAGEGIVIDPGDESARIVSTVERLGLKVGMILNTHAHVDHIAAAQAVKEALGAKLHLHPDEAMHLPGIVEYAALFGISEARVPTVDVALHDGGRIPLGALQIDVVHTPGHTPGHCIFRVGQDVFCGDLIFAGSIGRTDLPGGDYEAILASLESAILTLPDQTCLHPGHGASTTVAVERRLNPFLRGLQPH from the coding sequence ATGACTATGATCATCGAGAAGATCGTTGTTGGTCCCCTGCAGGAGAACTGCTACATCGTCGGCGATGACAAGGCCGGCGAGGGGATCGTCATCGATCCCGGCGATGAGTCGGCGCGGATTGTCTCGACGGTGGAGCGTCTGGGGCTGAAGGTCGGGATGATCCTCAACACGCATGCGCATGTGGATCATATCGCGGCGGCGCAGGCGGTGAAGGAAGCGCTCGGCGCGAAGCTCCATTTGCATCCCGACGAAGCGATGCATCTGCCGGGAATCGTCGAGTATGCGGCGCTGTTCGGGATATCGGAGGCGCGAGTGCCGACGGTCGACGTCGCCCTGCACGACGGTGGCCGGATTCCGCTCGGGGCGCTCCAGATCGACGTCGTGCACACGCCGGGGCATACACCGGGGCATTGCATATTCCGGGTCGGGCAGGACGTGTTCTGCGGTGATCTGATCTTCGCCGGATCGATCGGCCGGACCGATCTGCCGGGAGGAGACTACGAGGCGATCCTGGCATCACTGGAGTCGGCGATCCTGACACTCCCGGATCAGACCTGTCTGCATCCCGGCCACGGTGCATCGACGACCGTGGCGGTGGAGCGGCGATTGAACCCCTTCCTGCGCGGACTCCAACCGCATTGA
- a CDS encoding sigma-70 family RNA polymerase sigma factor, which translates to MGDRTQFERLVKGQLDSLYRTALRMTRNAADAEDLVQDTCLKAYRYFDRFEEGSNLRAWLFKILTNLFINRYRKESKAPTQVEYDEAGEFQLYSRMVDGGAALGQSPEKNLFDRLLGSDIEQAIDDLPEDFRIVVVMAFVEGLSYEEIAAALDVPMGTVKSRLFRGRKLLQKALWERARQAGVVGPA; encoded by the coding sequence TTGGGTGATCGCACCCAGTTCGAACGACTGGTCAAAGGCCAGTTGGATTCGCTGTATCGCACGGCATTGCGGATGACGAGAAACGCCGCGGACGCCGAAGATCTCGTGCAAGACACATGCCTGAAAGCCTACCGCTATTTCGATCGTTTCGAGGAAGGGTCCAACCTTCGGGCCTGGTTGTTCAAGATCCTGACCAATCTGTTCATCAACCGCTACCGCAAGGAATCCAAGGCTCCCACGCAGGTGGAGTACGATGAAGCCGGAGAATTCCAGCTTTACAGCCGCATGGTCGACGGCGGGGCGGCGTTGGGGCAGAGCCCCGAGAAGAACCTGTTCGATCGACTCCTGGGTTCGGACATCGAGCAGGCCATCGATGACTTGCCGGAGGACTTTCGTATCGTCGTGGTGATGGCGTTCGTGGAAGGCTTGTCGTACGAGGAGATCGCCGCGGCTCTGGATGTGCCGATGGGAACGGTGAAGTCGCGTCTGTTTCGCGGACGGAAACTGCTGCAGAAGGCGCTCTGGGAACGGGCGCGGCAGGCGGGAGTGGTCGGACCGGCGTAA
- a CDS encoding zf-HC2 domain-containing protein yields MGTQVDCRAALAKLYEYIDGELGASDREAIATHLDVCRPCLSRFEIERLFHEFVVRRAPRPQARAEFKEQLLRRIEQEGNAPPVAGAPPIDARREAGGFFPLMWRFAVAAAVVLGLGLGSGWLAQHYRGGRSGWFTLGGYHHDLIPVEEDGLETTDFAAAKRFLAEHMDPAVAENLPPYLPPNLIVRASCVVPWQSGHMAHLEFTLVGGQAGHDEELSVFVIPTASLPERMGPDVHTAARSYQTAVLGCCRVVSWHDSATYDCVMVADTEVERLVAIAEAWEATHGQAVGAETPAAAGWSLR; encoded by the coding sequence GTGGGCACTCAGGTCGACTGTCGGGCGGCACTGGCCAAGCTCTACGAGTACATCGACGGGGAGTTGGGTGCCTCCGATCGTGAGGCGATCGCCACTCACCTGGACGTGTGCCGTCCCTGCCTGTCGCGTTTCGAGATCGAGCGGCTGTTCCACGAGTTTGTCGTTCGCCGTGCCCCCCGTCCCCAGGCCCGGGCCGAGTTCAAGGAACAGCTTCTGCGGAGGATCGAGCAGGAGGGGAACGCCCCTCCTGTGGCCGGGGCCCCGCCGATCGACGCCCGCCGCGAAGCCGGCGGCTTTTTCCCCCTGATGTGGCGTTTCGCAGTGGCCGCGGCGGTCGTTCTCGGTCTCGGTCTCGGCTCAGGATGGCTGGCCCAGCACTATCGGGGTGGACGCAGCGGTTGGTTCACGTTGGGCGGGTATCATCATGATTTGATCCCGGTGGAGGAAGACGGGCTCGAAACCACGGATTTTGCTGCGGCCAAGCGGTTTCTCGCCGAGCACATGGATCCGGCCGTCGCAGAGAACCTGCCGCCCTACCTGCCTCCGAATCTGATCGTCCGTGCCTCGTGTGTCGTTCCCTGGCAATCGGGCCACATGGCGCACCTGGAATTCACTCTGGTGGGGGGCCAGGCGGGACATGATGAAGAGCTCTCGGTTTTCGTGATTCCGACGGCCTCTCTTCCCGAGAGGATGGGACCCGACGTCCACACGGCGGCCCGATCCTACCAGACCGCCGTGCTGGGATGCTGTCGGGTTGTGTCCTGGCATGACAGCGCCACCTACGATTGCGTGATGGTCGCCGACACGGAAGTCGAGCGGCTCGTCGCAATCGCCGAGGCATGGGAAGCGACTCATGGGCAAGCCGTCGGAGCCGAAACGCCGGCCGCCGCTGGTTGGTCGCTCCGATAG